One stretch of Micromonospora echinospora DNA includes these proteins:
- a CDS encoding glycosyltransferase 87 family protein translates to MPTSVGRRTNRLAPTSRVDRRTVVRLGVVATVSYVAWLAISAFGRPYNFFDMKIYHGAVVWWASGNELYDFVAPSTTLGFTYPPFAGLVMLPMSWLPVDGAGFVNALASIGALAVVLAALLRPIVDRLGWPLWFTVGIATPLAVAIEPSRETLGYGQVNLLLFALIMADMVGLRWRAKRGTHHETADSPLARFVYSGAWAGVGIGLATAVKLTPALFVAYLMLTRQWRAALTAVGTTIGVTIASFGMVGEESRAYFTSVLWQTERVGAADMTANQSLAGLLARLYDSIETPGLLWLAFSVLLLALGLSRAISARADGDELTAFTLVGLTANVISPISWSHHLIWVIPAIIVLADAAVRRRDASRGLPLRGSGPSANGVPALRPPIWYPTLTGLRHGAGALGLYLLFLISPIWPYEHQLPEVSHYQDGLFGALMENSLAIALIVLVAALPWRPGAEPAFYHDRLSRAAALAARR, encoded by the coding sequence ATGCCGACGTCAGTCGGTAGACGGACCAACCGCCTCGCCCCGACCTCCCGCGTCGACCGCCGGACCGTCGTGCGCCTCGGCGTCGTGGCCACCGTGTCGTACGTCGCGTGGCTGGCCATCAGCGCCTTCGGACGGCCGTACAACTTCTTCGACATGAAGATCTACCACGGCGCGGTGGTGTGGTGGGCCAGCGGCAACGAGCTGTACGACTTCGTCGCGCCGTCGACCACACTGGGCTTCACCTACCCGCCGTTCGCCGGCCTGGTCATGCTGCCGATGTCCTGGCTGCCGGTCGACGGCGCCGGTTTCGTCAACGCGCTGGCCAGCATCGGCGCGCTCGCGGTCGTCCTGGCGGCGCTGCTGCGCCCCATCGTGGACCGGCTCGGCTGGCCGCTCTGGTTCACCGTCGGCATCGCCACCCCGCTCGCGGTGGCCATCGAGCCGTCCCGGGAGACGCTCGGCTACGGCCAGGTCAACCTGCTGCTGTTCGCGCTGATCATGGCCGACATGGTGGGCCTGCGCTGGCGCGCCAAGCGGGGCACTCACCACGAGACCGCCGACTCGCCGCTGGCCCGGTTCGTCTACAGCGGCGCCTGGGCGGGCGTCGGCATCGGGCTCGCGACCGCCGTCAAGCTCACCCCGGCGCTGTTCGTCGCCTACCTGATGCTCACCCGGCAGTGGCGGGCCGCGCTCACCGCTGTCGGCACCACGATCGGCGTGACCATCGCGTCGTTCGGTATGGTCGGCGAGGAGTCCCGCGCCTATTTCACGAGCGTGCTGTGGCAGACCGAGCGGGTCGGTGCGGCGGACATGACCGCCAACCAGTCCCTCGCCGGGCTGCTGGCGCGGCTCTACGACTCGATCGAGACGCCCGGTCTGCTCTGGCTCGCCTTTTCGGTGCTGCTCCTGGCGCTGGGCCTGTCCCGGGCGATCAGCGCCCGCGCCGACGGCGACGAGCTGACCGCGTTCACACTCGTCGGGCTCACCGCCAACGTGATCAGCCCGATCTCCTGGTCGCACCACCTGATCTGGGTCATCCCGGCGATCATCGTGCTGGCCGACGCCGCGGTACGCCGCCGCGACGCCAGCCGTGGCCTGCCCCTGCGCGGCAGCGGGCCCTCGGCCAACGGGGTGCCCGCGCTGCGCCCGCCCATCTGGTACCCGACGCTCACCGGGCTCCGCCACGGCGCGGGCGCGCTCGGGCTCTACCTGCTGTTCCTGATCTCACCGATCTGGCCGTACGAGCACCAGCTCCCCGAGGTGTCCCACTACCAGGACGGCCTGTTCGGCGCGCTCATGGAGAACTCCCTGGCCATCGCGCTGATCGTGCTGGTCGCGGCGCTGCCGTGGCGTCCGGGCGCCGAGCCGGCGTTCTACCACGACCGGTTGAGCCGAGCCGCCGCGCTCGCCGCCCGGCGCTGA
- a CDS encoding ATP-binding protein encodes MDPVRNPYAPGAGQRPPELAGRGRELDVFDVVLERIARGRPERSLMLTGLRGVGKTVLLNTLRSEAINHLWGTGKIEARPDQSLRRPIAAALHMAVRELAPRHRAPDRIDAFLGVLKAFAQRSAPTGRGGAAPKLRDRWQPGIDVPASSGRADSGDIEIDLVELLSDAAAVATDVGTGIAIFIDEMQDVGAEDVSALCAACHELSQLGAPLIVVGAGLPHLPAVLSAAKSYSERLYRYQRIDRLDRIAADQALCAPAEREEVEYEQKALDLLYEKSGGYPYFVQAYGKATWDHAPRSPITAADVRVAAPEAEAELAVGFFGSRFERATPAEREYMRAMATLALVDGEDAGRDDMDAAVPTAEIARALGRKPASLSPARDALIKKGLIYSGERGTVAFTVPHFGRYLRTQPT; translated from the coding sequence GTGGATCCGGTCCGCAACCCGTACGCGCCGGGCGCCGGCCAGCGCCCGCCCGAACTCGCCGGGCGGGGGCGGGAACTCGACGTGTTCGACGTGGTGCTGGAACGCATCGCGCGCGGCCGGCCCGAACGCAGCCTGATGCTCACCGGGCTGCGTGGCGTGGGCAAGACGGTCCTGCTCAACACGCTGCGGTCCGAGGCGATCAACCACCTCTGGGGCACCGGCAAGATCGAGGCGCGGCCGGACCAGTCGCTGCGCCGGCCGATCGCCGCCGCGCTGCACATGGCGGTCCGTGAACTGGCGCCCCGGCACCGCGCCCCGGACCGGATCGACGCCTTCCTCGGCGTACTCAAGGCGTTCGCGCAACGCTCCGCGCCCACCGGACGCGGTGGCGCGGCGCCCAAGCTGCGCGACCGCTGGCAGCCCGGCATCGACGTACCCGCGAGCAGCGGACGCGCCGACTCCGGCGACATCGAGATCGACCTGGTCGAGCTGCTCAGCGACGCGGCGGCGGTCGCCACCGACGTCGGCACCGGCATCGCGATCTTCATCGACGAGATGCAGGACGTCGGCGCGGAGGACGTATCCGCGCTCTGCGCCGCCTGCCACGAGCTGTCCCAGCTCGGCGCGCCGCTGATCGTGGTGGGCGCGGGGCTGCCGCACCTGCCGGCCGTGCTCAGCGCCGCCAAGTCCTACTCGGAGCGGCTCTACCGCTACCAGCGCATCGACCGGCTCGACCGGATCGCCGCCGACCAGGCGCTCTGCGCGCCGGCCGAGCGGGAGGAGGTCGAGTACGAGCAGAAGGCCCTCGACCTGCTCTACGAGAAGTCCGGCGGCTACCCCTACTTCGTCCAGGCGTACGGCAAGGCCACCTGGGACCACGCGCCCCGCTCGCCGATCACCGCGGCGGACGTCCGCGTCGCCGCGCCCGAGGCGGAGGCGGAGCTGGCAGTGGGGTTCTTCGGTTCCCGGTTCGAGCGGGCCACCCCGGCCGAACGCGAGTACATGCGGGCCATGGCGACGCTGGCGCTGGTGGACGGTGAGGACGCCGGCCGCGACGACATGGACGCCGCGGTGCCCACCGCCGAGATCGCCCGCGCGCTCGGCCGCAAGCCGGCCAGCCTCTCCCCGGCCCGCGACGCGCTCATCAAGAAGGGGCTGATCTACTCCGGGGAGCGCGGGACGGTGGCGTTCACCGTCCCGCACTTCGGCCGCTACCTGCGCACCCAGCCCACCTGA
- a CDS encoding prepilin peptidase yields MSALLVTGVALLGAAAGWVAVPVGRLFVTVPAGGPPRRGALALVGAVVFGGLAAARGGDPALPALLLIAATGLVLAVTDLTTLRLPDPLVGLVAIGGGLGLAAATAATGEPRRLTVAVAGAAFSFIGYALLALLPRARLGFGDVKLAAALGLPLGWLGWPALRLGLLLPHVLAGVVVLVLLAAGRVRRDTPVPFGPAILGGAWLAAVLT; encoded by the coding sequence GTGTCTGCGCTGCTGGTGACGGGGGTCGCGCTCCTCGGCGCGGCGGCCGGGTGGGTGGCCGTACCGGTCGGCCGGTTGTTCGTCACCGTTCCCGCTGGCGGCCCTCCGCGCCGAGGCGCGCTCGCCCTGGTCGGCGCCGTGGTGTTCGGCGGGCTCGCCGCCGCCCGGGGCGGCGATCCGGCGCTGCCGGCGCTGCTGCTGATCGCCGCGACCGGGCTGGTCCTCGCGGTCACCGACCTGACAACGCTGCGGCTGCCCGACCCGCTCGTCGGCCTGGTCGCGATCGGCGGCGGGCTCGGCCTGGCCGCTGCCACGGCGGCGACCGGCGAACCGCGCCGCCTGACCGTCGCGGTCGCCGGGGCCGCGTTCTCCTTCATCGGGTACGCGCTGCTGGCGCTGCTGCCCCGGGCCCGGCTCGGGTTCGGCGACGTGAAGCTCGCCGCCGCGCTCGGGCTGCCGCTGGGCTGGCTCGGCTGGCCGGCGCTGCGCCTCGGGCTGCTCCTGCCGCACGTGCTAGCCGGGGTGGTGGTCCTCGTCCTGCTCGCCGCCGGCCGGGTACGCCGGGACACGCCGGTGCCGTTCGGCCCGGCGATCCTCGGCGGCGCGTGGCTCGCCGCCGTCCTCACCTGA
- a CDS encoding EamA family transporter: MSSRPTSATNAVDSATPPTRTALIWTALVLVYLLWGSTYLGIRVAVESLPPLISAAMRFAAAAVVLAVVLRVRRGPGALRVPPRRVGSAALIGVLLLAGGNGLVVLAESGPAGTAVPSGVAALLVATVPLLVVLLRTVGGDRPRPWTFAGVTLGFAGLVVLVLPREGVDGVPVAGALTVVAAAASWSVGSYLSGRIRMPADPFVATVYEMTAGAAVLALVGVARGELRGFSFAEVTGRSWAALAYLMVAGSLVAFTAYVWLLAHAPISLVSTYAYVNPVVAVVLGALFVAEPITSQVLLGGAIIVVGVAVVVSTERPRRSPPPAVEGTAGEPAGR; the protein is encoded by the coding sequence ATGAGCTCACGCCCCACGAGTGCGACGAACGCTGTCGATTCCGCGACGCCGCCGACCCGTACCGCCCTGATCTGGACCGCACTCGTGCTGGTCTACCTGCTCTGGGGCTCGACGTACCTGGGCATCCGGGTCGCCGTCGAGTCGCTGCCGCCGCTGATCTCCGCCGCGATGCGGTTCGCCGCCGCCGCCGTGGTGCTCGCCGTGGTGCTGCGGGTGCGGCGCGGGCCCGGCGCGTTGCGGGTGCCCCCGCGCCGTGTCGGTTCCGCCGCGCTGATCGGCGTGCTGCTGCTCGCCGGTGGAAACGGGCTGGTGGTGCTCGCCGAGTCGGGTCCGGCCGGAACCGCGGTGCCCTCGGGCGTGGCCGCGCTGCTGGTGGCCACCGTGCCGCTCCTGGTGGTGCTGCTGCGGACCGTGGGCGGGGACCGGCCCCGGCCGTGGACGTTCGCCGGGGTGACGCTCGGGTTCGCCGGCCTCGTCGTGCTGGTGCTGCCCCGCGAAGGGGTGGACGGCGTGCCGGTGGCCGGCGCGCTCACGGTGGTCGCGGCCGCCGCGAGCTGGTCGGTCGGCTCGTACCTGTCCGGGCGGATCCGGATGCCCGCCGACCCGTTCGTGGCCACCGTCTACGAGATGACGGCCGGCGCGGCGGTGCTCGCGCTGGTCGGCGTCGCCCGTGGCGAGCTGCGCGGCTTCAGCTTCGCCGAGGTGACCGGGCGGTCCTGGGCGGCGCTGGCCTACCTGATGGTGGCCGGTTCGCTCGTCGCCTTCACCGCGTACGTCTGGCTGCTCGCCCACGCGCCGATCTCCCTGGTCTCCACGTACGCGTACGTGAATCCGGTGGTCGCGGTGGTGCTCGGCGCGCTGTTCGTCGCCGAGCCGATCACCTCGCAGGTGCTGCTGGGCGGCGCGATCATCGTGGTCGGCGTGGCGGTGGTGGTGAGCACCGAGCGACCCCGCCGGTCCCCGCCACCAGCCGTCGAAGGGACAGCCGGGGAACCCGCCGGGCGGTAG
- a CDS encoding UvrD-helicase domain-containing protein — MPPFSAAPPGGLPPYVADLHIHSKYSRACSRDLTLPNLAWWARRKGIGVLGTGDFTHPAWYDHLRETLHPAEPGLYRLAPEAERDVARRLPPRLASEAEADPVRFMLSVEISTIYKRDDRTRKVHHLIYLPDLDAVGRFNTALGRIGNLGSDGRPILGLDSRDLLEITLEASPDGYLVPAHIWTPWFSALGSKSGFDAIADCYADLAEHIFAVETGLSSDPEMNWRVGSLDRYQLVSNSDAHSPPALAREATVLTAARDYFAIREALRTGDGLAGTVEFFPEEGKYHADGHRLCGVNWSPQRTREAGGRCPECGKPLTVGVLSRIEELADRPAGHRPAHAREVTHLVPLAEILGELNRVGARSKKVEGKLNELIAALGPELEILTRTPVEEIGRVGGELLAEGIGRLRRGDVRRVPGYDGEYGVITLFDPAELGGPGAGAGQETLFDVPVPAQRRPAEPAPKPKAKRPAAARPEPKRTPPPAPPIAPPPSPHEPFEPMLAGMEEVGTGLLDRLDAMQRVAASAPGGPLLIVAGPGTGKTRTLTHRIAYLCAELNVFPDQCLAITFTRRAAEELRHRLDGLLGPVAEDVTVGTFHSLGLTLLRENSAAAGLPADFRIADDADRAAARAEAGDDDERYVALLRKRDLVDLDELLTLPVALLKGDRKLVREYRERWKWIFVDEYQDVDAVQYDLLRLLSPPDGNLCAIGDPDQAIYSFRGADVGYFLRFSQDFTDARLVRLNRNYRSSAPILAAAVQAIAPSSLVRGRRLDPARLDPEAPLVGRYAASSAYDEADFVVRTVDELVGGLSHRSLDSGRIDGRTTSLSFSDIAVLYRTDAQAAPIVDALARANIPVQKRSHDRLRDRPGVPAIARELRHAGLDGSLAARVRQAGQILAERFAVPTLDGSGAVRPEDVRTAVDLLAPLARRCDDDLELFLNQLATGAEVDALDPRAEAVTLLTLHAAKGLEFPVVFLVGAEDGLLPLRWPGSEPDDDAVAEERRLFFVGLTRAQDRLYVSHAGRRARHGAERDTRPSPFLDVIDPALFERLDAAEPRRPKDHQLRLI, encoded by the coding sequence GTGCCTCCGTTCAGCGCCGCACCCCCCGGTGGCCTCCCGCCGTACGTGGCGGACCTGCACATCCACTCGAAGTACTCCCGCGCGTGCAGCCGCGACCTGACCCTGCCGAACCTGGCCTGGTGGGCCCGGCGCAAGGGCATCGGAGTGCTCGGCACCGGGGACTTCACCCATCCCGCCTGGTACGACCACCTGCGCGAGACGCTGCACCCGGCCGAGCCCGGCCTGTACCGGCTCGCGCCCGAGGCGGAGCGCGACGTCGCCCGGCGGCTGCCGCCCCGGCTGGCGAGCGAGGCGGAGGCGGACCCGGTCCGGTTCATGCTCAGCGTGGAGATCTCCACGATCTACAAGCGGGACGACCGCACGCGCAAGGTGCACCACCTGATCTACCTGCCGGACCTGGACGCGGTGGGGCGGTTCAACACCGCGCTGGGCCGGATCGGCAACCTCGGCTCGGACGGGCGGCCGATCCTCGGGCTGGACTCCCGCGACCTGCTGGAGATCACGCTGGAGGCGAGTCCGGACGGCTACCTGGTGCCCGCGCACATCTGGACGCCCTGGTTCTCCGCGCTGGGCTCGAAGTCGGGCTTCGACGCGATCGCCGACTGCTACGCGGACCTGGCCGAGCACATCTTCGCGGTGGAGACCGGCCTGTCGTCCGACCCGGAGATGAACTGGCGGGTCGGCAGCCTGGACCGCTACCAGCTGGTGTCCAACTCGGACGCGCACTCGCCGCCGGCGCTGGCCCGGGAGGCCACTGTCCTCACCGCCGCCCGTGACTACTTCGCCATCCGCGAGGCGCTGCGTACCGGGGACGGGCTCGCCGGGACCGTCGAGTTCTTCCCGGAGGAGGGCAAGTACCACGCCGACGGCCACCGGCTGTGCGGCGTGAACTGGTCGCCGCAGCGGACCCGCGAGGCCGGCGGGCGCTGCCCGGAGTGCGGCAAGCCGCTGACGGTGGGCGTGCTCAGCCGGATCGAGGAGCTGGCCGACCGGCCGGCGGGGCATCGTCCGGCGCACGCGCGCGAGGTGACCCACCTGGTGCCGCTGGCGGAGATCCTGGGCGAGCTGAACCGGGTGGGCGCGCGGTCGAAGAAGGTCGAGGGCAAGCTCAACGAGCTGATCGCCGCGCTCGGACCGGAGTTGGAGATCCTCACCCGTACCCCGGTCGAGGAGATCGGCCGCGTCGGCGGCGAGCTGCTCGCGGAGGGCATCGGCCGGCTACGGCGCGGCGACGTGCGCCGGGTGCCGGGCTACGACGGCGAGTACGGGGTGATCACGCTGTTCGACCCGGCGGAGCTGGGCGGTCCGGGTGCCGGGGCGGGGCAGGAGACGCTGTTCGACGTACCCGTGCCCGCGCAGCGGCGGCCCGCGGAGCCGGCGCCGAAGCCGAAGGCCAAGCGCCCGGCGGCGGCCCGGCCGGAGCCGAAGCGGACACCGCCGCCCGCGCCTCCGATCGCGCCGCCGCCGTCGCCGCACGAGCCGTTCGAGCCGATGCTCGCCGGGATGGAGGAGGTCGGCACCGGCCTGCTGGACCGGCTGGACGCGATGCAGCGGGTGGCCGCGTCCGCGCCGGGTGGCCCGCTGCTCATCGTGGCCGGTCCGGGCACCGGCAAGACCCGCACGCTCACCCACCGGATCGCGTACCTGTGCGCGGAGCTGAACGTCTTCCCTGATCAGTGCCTGGCGATCACGTTCACCCGCCGGGCGGCCGAGGAGCTGCGGCACCGGCTGGACGGGCTTCTCGGCCCGGTCGCCGAGGACGTCACAGTGGGTACGTTCCACTCGCTGGGCCTGACCCTGCTGCGGGAGAACTCGGCGGCGGCCGGACTGCCGGCGGACTTCCGGATCGCCGACGACGCCGACCGGGCGGCGGCGCGCGCCGAGGCCGGTGACGACGACGAGCGGTACGTGGCGCTGCTGCGCAAGCGGGACCTGGTCGACCTGGACGAGCTGCTGACGCTGCCGGTGGCGCTGCTCAAGGGCGATCGGAAGCTGGTCCGGGAGTACCGCGAGCGGTGGAAGTGGATCTTCGTCGACGAGTACCAGGACGTCGACGCGGTGCAGTACGACCTGCTGCGGCTGCTCAGCCCGCCGGACGGCAACCTGTGCGCGATCGGCGACCCGGACCAGGCGATCTACTCGTTCCGGGGCGCGGACGTGGGCTACTTCCTGCGCTTCTCGCAGGACTTCACCGACGCCCGGCTGGTTCGGCTGAACCGCAACTACCGCTCCTCGGCGCCGATCCTGGCCGCCGCCGTGCAGGCCATCGCGCCGTCGTCGCTGGTGCGAGGGCGACGCCTCGACCCGGCCCGGCTCGACCCGGAGGCACCGCTGGTGGGCCGGTACGCGGCGAGTTCGGCGTACGACGAGGCCGACTTCGTGGTCCGTACCGTGGACGAACTGGTCGGTGGCCTGTCCCACCGCTCGCTGGACTCGGGGCGGATCGACGGGCGGACGACGTCGCTGTCCTTCTCCGACATCGCGGTGCTGTACCGCACGGACGCGCAGGCCGCGCCGATCGTGGACGCGCTGGCCCGGGCGAACATTCCGGTGCAGAAGCGCTCGCACGACCGGCTGCGTGACCGTCCCGGCGTGCCGGCCATCGCCCGCGAGCTGCGCCACGCCGGGCTGGACGGTTCGCTCGCCGCCCGGGTACGCCAGGCCGGGCAGATCCTGGCCGAGCGCTTCGCGGTGCCGACGCTCGACGGTTCCGGCGCGGTACGTCCTGAGGACGTCCGTACGGCGGTGGACCTGCTCGCCCCGCTGGCCCGCCGCTGCGACGACGACCTGGAACTGTTCCTCAACCAGCTCGCCACCGGCGCGGAGGTGGACGCGCTGGACCCGCGCGCCGAGGCGGTCACGCTGCTCACGCTGCACGCCGCGAAGGGCCTGGAATTCCCGGTGGTGTTCCTGGTCGGGGCCGAGGACGGGCTGTTGCCGCTGCGCTGGCCCGGAAGCGAGCCGGACGACGACGCGGTGGCCGAGGAGCGGCGGCTGTTCTTCGTCGGGCTGACCCGGGCGCAGGACCGGCTCTACGTCAGCCATGCGGGCCGGCGCGCCCGGCACGGCGCGGAACGCGACACCCGCCCGTCGCCGTTCCTCGACGTGATCGACCCGGCGTTGTTCGAGCGCCTGGACGCGGCCGAGCCCCGCCGCCCGAAGGACCACCAGCTCCGGCTGATCTGA
- a CDS encoding GNAT family N-acetyltransferase, producing the protein MTTLRLRPEGPADEPAVARVLAAAFARPDVATPPEVGLVEELRHSPAWIPELAMVAEYGGEVVAYALLTRVGVRTDDGRVWPALALGPVAVARHRQRLGHGTAAVQAALDAATELGERLVVVLGDPAYYRRFGFGPADRLGLTSPWSGLGEPWQALVLPPSASEEPPPPSGEVVFPPPWSRV; encoded by the coding sequence GTGACGACGCTGCGACTACGCCCGGAGGGCCCGGCCGACGAGCCGGCGGTGGCCCGGGTGCTGGCCGCCGCCTTCGCCCGGCCCGACGTGGCCACCCCGCCGGAGGTCGGCCTGGTCGAGGAGCTGCGGCACAGCCCGGCGTGGATTCCCGAGCTGGCCATGGTCGCCGAGTACGGCGGCGAGGTGGTGGCGTACGCGCTGCTCACGCGCGTGGGGGTACGCACCGACGACGGCCGAGTGTGGCCGGCGCTGGCTCTGGGCCCGGTGGCCGTGGCGCGGCACCGGCAGCGGCTCGGTCACGGCACGGCGGCGGTGCAGGCGGCGCTCGACGCGGCCACCGAGCTGGGCGAGCGGCTGGTGGTGGTGCTGGGCGACCCGGCGTACTACCGGCGGTTCGGGTTCGGCCCGGCGGACCGGCTGGGCCTGACCAGCCCCTGGTCCGGGCTGGGCGAGCCGTGGCAGGCGCTGGTGCTGCCGCCGTCGGCGAGCGAGGAGCCGCCGCCCCCGTCCGGCGAGGTGGTCTTCCCGCCGCCGTGGTCGCGGGTCTGA
- a CDS encoding molybdenum cofactor biosynthesis protein MoaE, protein MSATNEPTGDVVTVEAGVVLGAVTDRPLDLAAHEAAVADRRAGAVVSFQGVVRDHDHGRGVTRLEYEGHPTAEVVLREVAAEVAADPAVYAVAVSHRIGPLEIGDVALVASVSTAHRAAAFAACARLVDEVKARLPIWKRQVFDDGTEEWVNCP, encoded by the coding sequence ATGAGCGCGACGAACGAGCCGACGGGAGACGTCGTGACTGTGGAGGCAGGCGTGGTGCTCGGCGCGGTGACCGACCGGCCGCTCGACCTGGCCGCGCACGAGGCGGCGGTCGCCGACCGCCGGGCCGGCGCGGTGGTGTCCTTCCAGGGCGTGGTTCGCGACCACGACCACGGGCGGGGGGTCACCCGTCTGGAGTACGAGGGCCACCCCACCGCCGAGGTGGTGCTGCGCGAGGTGGCGGCCGAGGTCGCCGCCGACCCGGCGGTGTACGCGGTCGCGGTGTCGCACCGGATCGGCCCGCTGGAGATCGGCGACGTGGCGCTGGTGGCGTCGGTCAGCACGGCGCACCGGGCGGCGGCGTTCGCCGCGTGCGCACGGCTGGTCGACGAGGTCAAGGCGCGGCTGCCGATCTGGAAGCGGCAGGTCTTCGACGACGGCACCGAGGAATGGGTGAACTGCCCCTGA
- a CDS encoding LppU/SCO3897 family protein: MLLVVVVLAVLLLGGAGAYWMLGRDEESPTAGTTAATAPADDPTEAAPSDPAETTPTAPAPASSTDPRFVKAGQCVANEGGGGQPKLVIADCAPKTYEVLRRVDGATSGKKDAEAKCGKVDGYTDWYFFDSELDTLDFVLCLKRR; this comes from the coding sequence CTGCTGTTGGTCGTGGTCGTGCTGGCGGTGCTGCTGCTCGGGGGCGCCGGGGCGTACTGGATGCTCGGCCGGGACGAGGAGAGCCCGACGGCCGGGACGACGGCGGCCACCGCACCGGCCGATGATCCGACCGAGGCGGCGCCGAGCGATCCGGCGGAGACGACGCCCACGGCGCCGGCGCCGGCCTCCTCGACCGATCCGCGTTTCGTGAAGGCGGGCCAGTGCGTCGCCAACGAGGGCGGCGGCGGGCAGCCGAAGCTGGTGATTGCCGACTGCGCCCCGAAGACGTACGAGGTGCTGCGGCGCGTCGACGGCGCGACGAGCGGCAAGAAGGACGCGGAGGCGAAGTGCGGGAAGGTCGACGGTTACACCGACTGGTACTTCTTCGACAGTGAGCTGGACACGCTCGACTTCGTGCTCTGCCTGAAGCGCCGCTGA
- a CDS encoding DoxX family protein has translation MKPVRSLARVMLSGIFVVSGARNLQNPERLVQAAEPVTGKVAPLIRNVHPRIPTDTVSLIRANAATQLVGGLMLATGRFTRPVALVLAGSLIPTTAAGHAFWKNDDPAARNNNQVHFLKNLGLLGGLLLAAADTEGKPGLRWRAGHRIDHSRRSVKRAVRTARRDAKIAVRSAATARRMPG, from the coding sequence ATGAAGCCCGTGCGTTCCCTCGCCCGAGTCATGTTGAGCGGCATCTTCGTGGTCAGCGGTGCCCGCAACCTGCAGAACCCGGAACGGCTGGTGCAGGCCGCGGAACCGGTCACCGGGAAGGTCGCCCCGCTGATCCGCAACGTCCACCCGCGCATCCCCACCGACACCGTGTCGCTCATCCGGGCCAATGCCGCCACCCAGCTCGTCGGCGGCCTGATGCTGGCCACCGGCCGGTTCACCCGCCCGGTGGCGCTGGTGCTCGCCGGCTCCCTGATCCCGACCACGGCCGCCGGTCACGCCTTCTGGAAGAACGACGACCCGGCCGCGCGCAACAACAATCAGGTCCACTTCCTGAAGAACCTCGGCCTGCTCGGTGGCCTCCTCCTCGCCGCCGCCGACACCGAGGGCAAGCCGGGGCTGCGCTGGCGCGCAGGCCACCGGATCGACCACTCGCGCCGGTCGGTCAAGCGCGCGGTACGCACCGCGCGGCGCGACGCGAAGATCGCCGTACGCTCCGCGGCGACCGCCCGCAGAATGCCTGGCTGA
- a CDS encoding molybdopterin molybdotransferase MoeA yields MSTETEAAAAEAATPPPAGWEEARSRVYAVGLSAALPAVARPLAEADGHTLAEPLTTRTDLPAFPTSSVDGWAVRGPGPWRVVGRVLAGHTAPPLEADGTTVEIATGAMVPEGTTAILRIEDSARTADGLVTGTPRTQPEWREPGEEAYVGEELLPAGTPVDPAVIGLAASCGHDTLRVRRPPRAALLVFGDELLTSGPPGAGRVRDALGPSVPAWLRRYGCQVRTADVVGPVADTLPAHVAALRGALANADLVCTTGGTMHGPVDHLHPTLEALGADYVVNTVAVRPGFPMLLARLVDADGRVRFVAGLPGNPQSAVVALVSLVAPLLAGLTGRPMPVLPHVTLAEPIPGRGDYTHLALARWDRIAGTAYPVRHVGSAMLRGLAGADGFAVIRPGTSGAAGDRVPLVPLPLTPGERAG; encoded by the coding sequence ATGAGCACGGAAACCGAAGCCGCCGCGGCCGAGGCGGCCACGCCACCCCCGGCCGGGTGGGAGGAGGCCCGCTCCCGGGTGTACGCGGTGGGCCTGTCCGCCGCGCTCCCCGCCGTCGCCCGCCCGCTGGCCGAGGCCGACGGGCACACCCTGGCCGAGCCGCTGACGACGCGTACCGACCTGCCGGCGTTCCCCACGTCCAGCGTGGACGGCTGGGCGGTGCGTGGGCCGGGGCCGTGGCGGGTGGTCGGGCGGGTGCTCGCCGGGCACACCGCGCCGCCGCTGGAGGCCGACGGCACCACTGTCGAGATCGCCACCGGCGCGATGGTTCCCGAGGGCACGACCGCGATCCTGCGGATCGAGGATTCGGCCCGCACGGCGGACGGCCTGGTGACCGGCACGCCCCGTACCCAGCCGGAGTGGCGGGAACCGGGCGAGGAGGCGTACGTCGGGGAGGAGCTGCTGCCCGCCGGCACGCCGGTGGATCCGGCGGTGATCGGCCTGGCCGCCTCCTGCGGGCACGACACGCTGCGGGTCCGCCGCCCGCCCCGGGCCGCGCTGCTGGTCTTCGGCGACGAGCTGCTCACCTCGGGTCCGCCGGGCGCGGGCCGGGTCCGCGACGCGCTCGGCCCGTCGGTGCCCGCCTGGCTGCGCCGCTACGGCTGCCAGGTGCGTACGGCCGACGTGGTCGGCCCGGTCGCCGACACGCTGCCCGCGCACGTGGCGGCGTTGCGTGGCGCGCTCGCCAACGCCGACCTGGTCTGCACCACCGGCGGCACCATGCACGGGCCGGTCGACCACCTGCACCCGACGCTGGAGGCGCTCGGCGCCGACTACGTGGTCAACACGGTGGCGGTGCGCCCGGGCTTCCCGATGCTGCTCGCCCGGCTGGTGGACGCCGACGGGCGGGTGCGGTTCGTGGCCGGCCTGCCCGGCAACCCGCAGTCCGCGGTGGTGGCGCTCGTGTCGCTCGTCGCGCCCCTGCTCGCCGGCCTCACCGGCCGGCCGATGCCGGTGCTGCCGCACGTGACGCTGGCCGAGCCGATTCCCGGGCGCGGCGACTACACCCATCTGGCGCTGGCCCGCTGGGACCGGATCGCCGGCACCGCGTACCCGGTGCGGCACGTCGGCTCGGCCATGCTGCGGGGTCTCGCGGGCGCTGACGGTTTCGCGGTGATCCGGCCCGGCACCAGCGGCGCGGCCGGCGACCGGGTGCCGCTCGTGCCGCTGCCGCTGACCCCCGGGGAGCGTGCCGGATGA